The Thermoproteales archaeon genome has a segment encoding these proteins:
- a CDS encoding ABC transporter permease — protein MEKTKKFKIGKIIENALAIGIALFFLYFSTILGLNIVSLLEATLLAMTPLALTAIGECINEQAGVVNIGLEGILLITAVVGVYGAEAFGSGSAGLLVGVLAGAFIGFLFGVISTYGKADQIIAGTGINLFAYGFVPFLLVALWAFPGIHVFPKELKLQPLRTPVISISYVTIITVIIAIASHFLLHKTTFGLRIKAAGEKPEAVDVAGLNVDHIRIIASTFGGALTGLAGAFLPLAWFGTLVKEISAGRGFIALACVVVAGLEPLLAIAAAFIFGFAEGFAYSVGVTPGVKEKIPFYFVHMIPYITTIIVVAVAIGEKRFPKALGKPYRRE, from the coding sequence ATGGAGAAAACTAAGAAATTTAAAATTGGAAAAATAATCGAGAACGCTTTAGCTATAGGAATAGCCCTCTTCTTCCTATACTTTTCGACGATACTCGGGCTTAACATTGTAAGCCTGCTCGAAGCCACTCTTCTAGCAATGACCCCCCTAGCGTTAACAGCTATCGGAGAGTGCATAAACGAGCAAGCTGGAGTAGTAAACATAGGGCTTGAAGGCATATTACTGATTACGGCAGTTGTGGGAGTCTACGGCGCAGAAGCTTTTGGAAGCGGCTCAGCAGGACTACTTGTCGGAGTTTTAGCTGGCGCTTTTATAGGGTTTTTGTTTGGTGTGATTAGCACATATGGTAAAGCCGATCAAATAATTGCAGGTACTGGAATCAATCTATTCGCTTATGGATTTGTGCCTTTCCTATTAGTAGCCTTGTGGGCTTTCCCGGGAATACATGTTTTTCCTAAAGAGTTGAAATTGCAGCCTCTAAGAACGCCAGTCATAAGTATAAGCTACGTCACGATAATAACAGTGATAATAGCCATAGCATCCCATTTCTTGCTGCATAAAACAACTTTTGGCTTACGGATAAAAGCGGCTGGCGAAAAGCCCGAGGCAGTTGACGTGGCAGGCTTAAACGTCGACCATATAAGGATTATTGCCAGTACTTTTGGAGGAGCTTTGACCGGTTTAGCAGGCGCTTTTCTGCCGTTAGCATGGTTTGGAACGTTAGTCAAGGAAATTTCAGCAGGTAGAGGTTTTATAGCTCTGGCCTGCGTAGTTGTAGCCGGTCTAGAGCCTTTACTTGCTATTGCCGCAGCTTTCATATTTGGCTTCGCCGAAGGCTTTGCTTATTCGGTCGGTGTAACGCCAGGAGTCAAAGAAAAAATACCGTTCTACTTCGTTCACATGATACCTTATATTACAACGATAATTGTAGTGGCTGTTGCTATCGGCGAAAAGAGATTTCCCAAGGCTTTAGGCAAGCCCTACCGTAGAGAGTAG
- the udp gene encoding uridine phosphorylase, which produces MSKLQYHIRLKKGDISPYVLLPGDPGRVKLIAEYLENAVFVASNREYTTYKGTYKGVPVTVTSTGIGGPSAAIAVEELIRVGGRVFIRVGTSGPMQPYIKAGDIGIATGAVRDEGTTRQYIPVEYPAVADYRVVAALVEAAENLGVRYHVGIFHSKDSFYCEVEPENQPAKEIWMNRWNAWIRGNVILSEMEAAAIFVIANIRRVLAGAVCAAIEVSADEDVLEANRRGVDSAIRVALEAVEILDSRRIEVKV; this is translated from the coding sequence ATGTCTAAACTCCAATATCACATTAGATTGAAAAAGGGCGATATTTCACCTTACGTGCTTCTGCCGGGCGATCCCGGAAGAGTAAAGTTAATCGCTGAATATCTAGAAAACGCTGTGTTCGTTGCCAGCAATAGAGAATACACCACTTACAAAGGAACGTATAAAGGTGTTCCCGTAACCGTCACCTCGACGGGAATCGGCGGCCCCTCGGCAGCTATAGCTGTTGAAGAATTAATTAGAGTTGGAGGGCGAGTCTTTATCAGAGTTGGAACGAGTGGACCTATGCAACCCTATATTAAAGCTGGCGATATCGGAATCGCTACCGGAGCTGTTAGAGATGAGGGAACTACTAGACAATATATTCCAGTGGAGTATCCGGCTGTAGCTGATTATAGAGTGGTCGCGGCTTTAGTGGAGGCAGCCGAAAATCTAGGAGTAAGGTATCACGTAGGCATTTTCCACAGCAAAGACTCTTTCTACTGTGAGGTTGAGCCGGAAAACCAGCCCGCAAAAGAAATCTGGATGAATAGGTGGAATGCTTGGATAAGAGGAAACGTTATCTTGTCAGAGATGGAGGCTGCAGCGATTTTTGTAATTGCAAATATTAGACGAGTTTTGGCTGGGGCAGTGTGCGCCGCAATAGAAGTATCTGCAGATGAGGATGTTTTAGAAGCTAATAGAAGAGGAGTTGACAGCGCTATTAGAGTTGCTCTTGAAGCTGTGGAAATTCTAGATTCTAGAAGAATAGAAGTTAAGGTGTGA
- a CDS encoding GNAT family N-acetyltransferase: MSKLVPVSEENIDFVLNFVNTKVEKIGTVLPVDKKTFYDYFLGGKTFVVSGKEGIESVFSISKFGGKGVPVLWMRICAASKVALENALTFIKQVALTMESLYIRTATFSYAEECEWLEEAGFTRGAVIPKAACLKGKLYDLLYYYYDLRSLYSFNVERKYVDENLYSLKPVEKRKADVVVRGLRISDLGELEWISNHPNVFTTMGSGYYEGLIWWNRQRIIELITAGKLFSLVAQNAIDGKIIGTISLEPRARRPIGDVLSNVYSMGIIVAAEYQGMGVGTKLIEEMLVLAKRMHARIITLEVFETNTNAIKLYEKFGFVKAGRLPLWLQKGYVWSYMMYKMLS; this comes from the coding sequence ATGTCTAAGCTTGTGCCAGTTTCAGAGGAGAACATAGACTTCGTCTTAAACTTCGTGAATACGAAAGTTGAGAAAATAGGTACGGTTCTACCTGTAGACAAGAAAACGTTTTACGATTATTTTCTTGGGGGGAAAACTTTCGTAGTCTCTGGTAAGGAAGGAATCGAGTCTGTCTTCTCGATTAGTAAATTCGGGGGTAAAGGAGTTCCTGTTCTATGGATGCGAATCTGCGCGGCTAGTAAGGTAGCGTTAGAAAATGCGCTGACTTTTATAAAGCAGGTAGCATTGACAATGGAGTCATTATACATTAGAACTGCAACATTTTCATACGCTGAAGAATGCGAGTGGCTGGAAGAAGCTGGCTTTACTCGAGGCGCAGTTATTCCCAAGGCAGCTTGCTTGAAGGGAAAGCTCTACGACTTATTATACTATTATTATGATTTGAGAAGTCTATATAGCTTTAACGTGGAGAGGAAATATGTTGATGAAAATCTTTATAGTTTAAAGCCCGTGGAGAAAAGAAAAGCCGATGTTGTTGTTAGAGGATTGAGAATAAGTGATTTAGGCGAGCTTGAATGGATTTCAAACCATCCGAACGTGTTTACAACAATGGGATCGGGCTATTATGAAGGTTTGATCTGGTGGAATAGGCAGAGAATTATAGAACTTATAACTGCGGGAAAACTTTTCTCCTTGGTTGCCCAAAACGCGATCGATGGAAAAATAATAGGAACTATAAGCTTAGAGCCTCGAGCTCGAAGACCAATAGGAGACGTTCTATCTAATGTTTATTCTATGGGGATAATTGTTGCAGCAGAGTATCAAGGTATGGGCGTGGGAACGAAGCTAATAGAGGAAATGCTGGTTTTAGCCAAGAGGATGCATGCACGTATTATAACTTTAGAAGTTTTCGAAACGAATACAAATGCGATAAAGCTGTATGAAAAATTTGGCTTTGTAAAGGCAGGAAGGCTTCCTTTATGGCTCCAGAAGGGCTACGTATGGTCTTACATGATGTATAAAATGCTGAGTTAG
- a CDS encoding ABC transporter permease, whose protein sequence is MESLKPLLEPVAESGLAMLIGLLIGAFFMILFGYNPVVAYTALFTGAFGNLTGIFETLAFATPLMLTAITFAIGVKGGLFNIGAEGQVYLGALGAVMAGALITLPPGLHAILATLFAMVMGALWALTPAILKIWRGVHEVVSTIMFNWMAFYFTIYLIVYYLAEPGRAERSLPVLPSSRYPILWHGSSFTAVFFVAVIFCIAVYFFLWNTKLGYEIRLMGSNPDAAKYAGVSPWRTTVVNFLIGGLAAGMAGASQILGRPPAWSLYATLGNVVGYGFDGIGVALIGRNHPLGIILAAIFFGGLENGGRYMEYQAGVDSEMVRAINGIIVLALSIPEILKLIRKFMKKRGV, encoded by the coding sequence ATGGAATCTTTGAAACCTCTCCTTGAGCCGGTTGCGGAGTCAGGGCTTGCCATGCTTATAGGGCTTCTTATTGGAGCATTTTTCATGATATTATTCGGTTACAATCCTGTTGTAGCCTACACAGCGCTGTTCACTGGTGCATTTGGAAACCTTACGGGAATTTTCGAAACGTTAGCTTTTGCAACGCCTTTAATGCTTACAGCGATAACCTTTGCGATAGGAGTTAAGGGAGGATTGTTCAATATCGGCGCTGAGGGACAAGTATACCTTGGAGCTTTAGGAGCCGTAATGGCTGGAGCTTTGATAACCCTGCCGCCAGGCTTGCACGCCATCCTAGCTACACTTTTTGCTATGGTAATGGGAGCTTTATGGGCATTAACGCCGGCAATTTTGAAGATTTGGCGAGGAGTGCATGAGGTAGTTTCGACTATAATGTTCAATTGGATGGCATTCTATTTTACAATATATTTGATAGTTTACTATCTGGCAGAGCCAGGGAGAGCCGAGCGCTCGTTACCAGTATTACCCAGTTCTCGATATCCCATATTATGGCATGGATCGTCTTTTACCGCAGTCTTTTTCGTAGCTGTTATATTCTGCATAGCCGTATACTTTTTCCTATGGAACACTAAGCTCGGATACGAGATAAGGCTTATGGGCTCAAATCCTGATGCTGCAAAATACGCTGGCGTGAGTCCCTGGCGCACTACGGTAGTGAACTTTTTAATTGGAGGCTTAGCGGCTGGAATGGCAGGCGCGTCCCAGATTTTAGGTAGGCCTCCCGCGTGGTCGTTGTACGCGACACTCGGCAATGTTGTTGGATATGGCTTTGACGGTATAGGTGTTGCTCTTATAGGTAGGAATCATCCTTTGGGCATTATTCTCGCAGCTATATTTTTCGGTGGTTTAGAGAATGGTGGACGGTATATGGAGTACCAAGCCGGCGTTGACTCGGAAATGGTGCGAGCCATCAATGGTATAATAGTCTTAGCCTTATCGATTCCCGAGATACTTAAACTAATTAGAAAATTCATGAAGAAGAGGGGAGTCTAA
- a CDS encoding DUF3795 domain-containing protein, with the protein MTLENQDDKLAGVCGLYCGNCIIYRIYHDNFTKAAEVLAKAFGIASEEIKCYGCRSSDSNSWSKDCYFKKCAEKRGIDFCYKCEKYPCPQLLEFANAAEHRKVIFENNQRIREVGLRKWLEEQDKKWRCPVCKGKVSFYNVRCPHCGNTLKI; encoded by the coding sequence ATGACTTTAGAAAATCAAGATGATAAATTGGCTGGAGTCTGCGGCTTATACTGCGGTAATTGCATAATATATCGAATCTACCATGACAATTTCACGAAGGCGGCGGAGGTTCTAGCTAAGGCTTTCGGCATTGCTTCTGAGGAAATAAAATGTTATGGATGTAGATCCTCGGATTCAAATTCGTGGAGTAAAGACTGTTATTTTAAAAAATGCGCAGAGAAGAGAGGAATAGATTTTTGCTATAAATGCGAAAAATATCCATGCCCCCAATTGCTGGAATTTGCTAATGCTGCAGAGCATAGAAAAGTTATTTTCGAAAATAATCAGAGAATACGAGAAGTTGGTTTAAGAAAATGGCTCGAAGAACAGGATAAAAAATGGCGCTGCCCAGTTTGCAAAGGCAAAGTATCGTTTTACAATGTTAGATGCCCTCATTGCGGCAATACCCTAAAAATCTAA
- the upp gene encoding uracil phosphoribosyltransferase yields MVNEQVHVIDLPYAHHVLTKLRDKNTKRKEFRKYLTELGRIVGMEMSRVLDYKIVEVETPLNVYAKGIELTDLEKVLLIGILRAAIPFLNGILEVIPSARLGLISARRIEESNRGGKDFDVEVSYVKIPEIDSDTTVIIADPMFATGSTMLRIIPEIAKKGIPKKMIIASVIATRYAVNRLLEKYPKIYVFTVSIDKELNSKGFIVPGLGDAGDRAFDC; encoded by the coding sequence ATGGTTAACGAGCAGGTACACGTTATAGACCTGCCTTATGCACATCACGTTCTCACGAAGCTAAGAGATAAAAACACAAAGCGCAAAGAGTTTAGAAAATACTTGACAGAGCTTGGGAGAATAGTTGGGATGGAAATGTCGCGAGTTTTAGATTATAAAATTGTTGAAGTCGAGACTCCGCTAAACGTTTACGCTAAAGGAATAGAGCTCACTGACCTGGAGAAAGTATTGTTGATAGGTATTTTAAGAGCAGCTATACCATTTCTGAACGGTATTCTCGAAGTTATCCCATCAGCCCGCCTTGGACTGATATCCGCTAGGAGAATCGAAGAATCAAATCGCGGTGGAAAAGATTTTGACGTTGAAGTATCCTATGTTAAAATACCAGAAATAGACTCGGATACTACTGTCATAATAGCGGATCCGATGTTTGCCACAGGCTCTACGATGCTTAGAATCATACCTGAGATCGCGAAAAAAGGCATTCCTAAAAAGATGATTATAGCTTCTGTTATTGCTACGCGCTACGCCGTAAACAGACTGCTAGAAAAATATCCCAAAATTTACGTATTTACTGTAAGCATAGACAAAGAATTAAACAGTAAAGGCTTTATAGTGCCCGGTCTCGGAGATGCCGGAGATAGGGCTTTCGACTGTTAA
- a CDS encoding DUF4870 domain-containing protein codes for MSSESKLFGLIAWILGIIGAIIAIVLKKDDKFVMFHAKQSLVLWIAVIAIDIIIFILSITLSILRLGILTLLFGWLPSLIGLAGLIIAIIGALKAYSGEWWSAPIIGSFAEKISL; via the coding sequence GTGAGCAGCGAGAGCAAGCTATTCGGACTTATAGCGTGGATACTCGGTATCATCGGAGCTATTATAGCAATTGTATTGAAAAAAGACGATAAATTCGTAATGTTCCATGCTAAGCAATCACTAGTTCTCTGGATAGCAGTGATAGCCATCGACATTATAATATTCATATTATCCATTACTCTATCAATTCTACGGCTTGGAATACTGACCTTGCTTTTCGGCTGGTTACCTAGCCTCATAGGATTAGCAGGATTGATAATAGCGATCATTGGAGCGTTAAAAGCCTACAGCGGCGAATGGTGGAGCGCCCCCATAATAGGGTCATTTGCTGAGAAAATTTCACTCTAA
- a CDS encoding ABC transporter ATP-binding protein produces MEGNVVVSMKSIKKVYPDGTVALRGVDFYIKRGEIVSLLGENGAGKTTLMKILSGLLQPTEGEIYVNGKKVRFKNPADALKAGIGMVHQHFALVPTFTPVENILLFQEDRGQVQALSMINLEAAKEKLSKLIEETGLTVPFDNPIELLSLGVQQRVEILKVLSRGTNILILDEPTSSLTPIEVQDLFKILRKLKASGRSVVFITHKLKEAIEISDRIVVLRKGLVVGEVPAGQASPEQLAVMMVGKEITPQLTRRDLEPGDPILIVKNLKVMSDYGTVAVKNVSFEVRTGEIFGIAGVEGNGQSELVQAITGLRPVAEGEIVFKGTRIEGLNPKKIYKMGIAHIPEDRQRYGLVLDLSFAENSIIGRQDEPQFLLKLSRLNWQKIMEYARSLIQKFDILTPGLKVPVKSLSGGNQQKLVVGRELSKEPVLIVAVNPTRGLDIASTLYIRELLLKMRNEGKAVLLVSADLDEIMQLSDRVAVIYEGEFLGVGKIEEFTREQIGLMMGGIKKGV; encoded by the coding sequence ATGGAAGGCAACGTCGTAGTTTCGATGAAGTCGATAAAAAAGGTTTATCCCGACGGCACCGTTGCCTTGAGAGGCGTGGACTTCTACATAAAGCGCGGGGAGATAGTAAGCCTTTTAGGGGAAAACGGCGCTGGCAAAACCACGCTGATGAAGATTCTTTCAGGGCTTTTACAGCCAACAGAAGGAGAAATATACGTAAACGGGAAAAAGGTCAGGTTCAAAAATCCAGCCGATGCTCTAAAAGCCGGTATAGGCATGGTACACCAGCATTTCGCGCTTGTCCCAACTTTCACTCCTGTAGAGAACATACTCCTTTTCCAGGAGGATAGGGGGCAGGTTCAAGCTTTATCCATGATAAATCTAGAAGCCGCAAAGGAAAAATTGTCAAAACTAATAGAGGAAACAGGCCTTACCGTTCCCTTCGATAATCCGATCGAGCTCTTGTCTCTAGGAGTCCAGCAAAGAGTTGAAATCCTTAAAGTGCTGTCTAGAGGTACGAACATTCTAATCTTAGATGAGCCTACGTCATCACTAACTCCCATCGAGGTCCAGGATCTCTTCAAGATTTTGAGAAAGTTAAAGGCTTCGGGCAGGTCCGTCGTTTTCATCACGCACAAGCTTAAGGAAGCTATAGAAATATCTGATAGGATCGTCGTGTTAAGGAAAGGATTAGTCGTAGGAGAGGTTCCCGCTGGCCAAGCATCACCAGAACAGCTCGCAGTTATGATGGTTGGAAAGGAGATAACCCCCCAGTTGACTAGAAGAGATTTAGAGCCTGGAGACCCTATTCTCATAGTTAAAAACTTGAAAGTTATGAGCGATTATGGAACAGTCGCTGTGAAAAATGTTTCTTTTGAAGTTAGAACAGGCGAAATATTCGGAATAGCGGGCGTTGAGGGTAATGGGCAGAGCGAGCTTGTCCAAGCTATAACTGGCTTAAGACCAGTAGCCGAAGGAGAAATAGTTTTTAAGGGAACAAGAATAGAAGGCTTAAATCCAAAAAAAATATACAAGATGGGAATAGCCCACATTCCCGAAGATAGGCAGCGTTACGGGCTTGTCCTAGATCTAAGCTTCGCGGAAAACAGCATTATAGGCCGGCAAGATGAGCCTCAATTTCTACTTAAACTTTCTCGGCTTAACTGGCAGAAAATAATGGAATACGCCAGATCGCTAATCCAGAAATTTGACATCCTAACTCCTGGGTTAAAAGTTCCAGTAAAAAGCTTGAGCGGCGGCAATCAGCAAAAGCTCGTTGTTGGTAGAGAACTAAGCAAAGAACCAGTTCTGATAGTCGCCGTAAACCCAACCAGGGGACTAGATATAGCCTCGACCCTATACATTAGAGAGCTCCTTTTGAAAATGAGAAATGAGGGTAAAGCAGTTCTCCTCGTTTCGGCGGATCTGGACGAAATTATGCAACTAAGCGATAGAGTTGCCGTTATCTACGAGGGAGAGTTCTTGGGAGTTGGAAAAATAGAAGAATTTACAAGAGAACAAATAGGTTTAATGATGGGAGGAATAAAAAAGGGGGTTTAA